From one Rhodamnia argentea isolate NSW1041297 chromosome 1, ASM2092103v1, whole genome shotgun sequence genomic stretch:
- the LOC115756711 gene encoding methyl-CpG-binding domain-containing protein 4-like: MLESQENPKSSSKKSPSASGSIDIYAVQCGKCHKWRVIGTQEEYEDIRSNFSGNPFVCSRKPGTSCKDAADIEKDASRTWVIDRPNIPKTPEGFKRSLVLRRDFTKLDAYYIAPSGKKMRTRNEIAAFLEANPEHKGVSISEFSFHCPKIVEETIPEHVEKRASGGGSGSNKKSKTMKDQE, from the exons ATGTTGGAAAGCCAAGAAAACCCTAAGTCGTCCTCTAAG AAATCACCATCTGCGAGTGGCTCAATCGACATATATGCCGTGCAATGTGGGAAATGCCACAAATGGAGGGTGATCGGCACACAAGAAGAGTACGAAGACATCAGAAGTAACTTCTCAGGGAACCCCTTCGTTTGCAGCAGGAAACCTGGCACTTCATGCAAGGATGCGGCTGATATAGAGAAGGATGCATCTAGAACGTGGGTGATTGACAGGCCAAACATACCAAAAACTCCAGAAGGTTTCAAGAGAAGCCTGGTTCTGCGAAGAGATTTCACCAAGTTGGATGCTTACTACATCGCGCCTTCCGGGAAGAAAATGAGGACCCGCAATGAAATAGCGGCTTTCTTGGAAGCAAATCCTGAACACAAAGGTGTGTCCATCTCGGAGTTCAGTTTTCACTGCCCCAAGATAGTGGAAGAAACCATTCCGGAGCATGTTGAGAAGAGGGCTTCTGGCGGTGGCAGTGGCAGTAATAAGAAATCTAAAACAATGAAAGATCAAGAATAA